From Camelus dromedarius isolate mCamDro1 chromosome 23, mCamDro1.pat, whole genome shotgun sequence, a single genomic window includes:
- the C2CD4D gene encoding C2 calcium-dependent domain-containing protein 4D, whose translation MWLLEKAGYRLGAAEPDARWAPSSLFLKRRTPGSLARTCPNVLTPDCIPQFFIPPRLPDPGDAEPLGGRDAGRRGLPSACSLPHLAGREGWAFLPESPHTRRRESLFHRPPAARSGGLPPAQSRLHVSAPDLRLCWAPDSDTASSPDSSPFGSPRPGPDRPRPPRPRSPCPQEASSADASPPAPRRAGPPAPPLFHLDFLCCQLRPTKESVLRLRPRGGQLRLSAEYQAGPGRLRLRLVSAEGLPLSRAGPGSGGGGCCVVLRLRPRARPQAQRSRVVKCSANPIFNEDFFFDGLGPPDLAARSLKAKVLDRGAGFRRDVLLGECETPLIALLPPLGGGLGPGASLAPAHLSL comes from the coding sequence ATGTGGCTCTTGGAGAAAGCTGGCTATAGGCTAGGGGCCGCGGAGCCCGACGCCCGGTGGGCGCCCTCCAGCCTGTTTCTTAAGCGCCGCACCCCGGGCTCGCTCGCGCGCACCTGCCCCAACGTCCTCACCCCCGATTGCATCCCGCAGTTCTTCATCCCGCCTCGGCTCCCGGACCCAGGCGACGCCGAGCCCCTCGGCGGGCGCGACGCGGGCAGGCGCGGCCTCCCCTCGGCCTGTTCGTTGCCGCACCTGGCGGGCCGCGAAGGCTGGGCCTTCCTGCCCGAGAGCCCGCACACGCGGCGGCGCGAGTCCCTGTTCCACCGGCCGCCGGCCGCCCGCTCCGGCGGGCTGCCCCCGGCCCAGTCCCGGCTGCACGTCTCCGCCCCGGACCTTCGCCTCTGCTGGGCCCCCGACAGTGATACGGCCTCGTCGCCCGATTCGTCGCCCTTCGGCTCGCCGCGGCCAGGCCCCGACCGGCCCCGGCCGCCCAGGCCGCGCTCGCCGTGCCCGCAGGAGGCGAGCTCGGCAGACGCCAGCCcgcccgcgccgcgccgcgccgggCCGCCCGCGCCGCCGCTCTTCCACCTCGACTTCTTGTGCTGCCAGCTGCGGCCGACCAAGGAGAGCGTGCTGCGCCTCCGGCCCCGGGGCGGGCAGCTACGGCTCTCCGCCGAGTACCAGGCCGGGCCCGGGAGGCTGCGGCTGCGCCTGGTGAGCGCCGAGGGCCTGCCCCTGTCGCGGGCTGGCCccgggagcggcggcggcggctgctgcgtGGTGCTGAGGCTGCGGCCGCGCGCCCGGCCGCAGGCCCAGCGGAGCCGCGTGGTCAAATGCAGCGCCAACCCCATCTTCAATGAGGACTTCTTCTTCGATGGGCTCGGCCCGCCAGACCTGGCCGCCCGAAGTCTGAAGGCCAAGGTGCTGGATAGGGGCGCAGGGTTCCGCAGGGACGTGCTGCTGGGGGAGTGTGAGACGCCTCTTATAGCCCTGCTGCCCCCCTTAGGCGGTGGGCTAGGTCCCGGGGCCTCCCTGGCGCCTGCCCATCTCAGCCTGTAG